The window AGCTGAGAGCCTGGAGTCCTCACTAGGACCCCTTGTTCCTGAAAGGCGCTGAACTCATTCTTGCTTTTCAGAGGTTTTCTGCTTAGCTTCTTAGATCCGTATCCTTCCCAACCTCAAAATTTCACTCAGAAAATGTGTAAGGGGAAAATCTACTGAGTGTCACATTCATTCAGATCTCTGACCCTAATCCTCCCTACTAGGTTCTTGACTCCTCAAGTCTCCAAATTTTGTCTCTAGCCTTGTAAGACTCCCAAAAGCCCGTATTCAGCCTCTTGCCATACTCACAGGATGGGCAAATGCCCTGAAAGAAAAGCTGCTGCAGAATGTGGACTCATCTATTCTTGTCACCTCCTCTCCGGAATCTAGGCTCCTTAAGGTCTGGTTGTCCTAGCGGTTCTGGTGCCTTTAACAcaggttttgatttttgttgttgttaatagtTATTCTAGTTGTTTTCAGCTGGAGTGTAGGTTTGCTGCTACCTACTCCATCATAGCCAAAAGCagaaatgtaatttaagaaaaaaaatgttgaacttAACAGGTGTGACAAGAGATCTGTGGGGACACAGGAAGGTACTTAGCCTAACTTGAGTTATCAGGGAAAGTATCTGGTGGGGAGTGACCACTGAAATAATGAAGGATACGTAATAAGGCAGGTAAAAGAGAGGGAAGTGTATTCCAATCAGAGGGAACAGTATGAGCAAAGGAACAGTGACGTAAAATAGCATGGTAGGAGCAAGGAAGAACCATAAATACAAGTACTACTCTTCCAGTATGAATTTCAGGGCCAAAAGTGATGAAGGTGAGTGATGGTGGCGTTAGGTCGTAGAGGGACTTATGCCGCGCCTGGGGGATTGTACTTCCTCTGTCAGGTGATGGTGAACATTGTAGTGTTTAAAGTTGGAGAAGATTTATCTTTTAATGATCAAAGTAATAGCATTTAGCGTATAAAACCTGGGGTTTTCTATGTTGAGTCAATTCTGTTCGGGAATAGTTGTTAATGAACTTAATGAAGCATCCTAACCCTAGCTGAGCAGTCCATTATAAGAGAAAGCAGATCCCCTGACTAGGACATACAATACTGCCGGCGTTAGCAGGCGGGTAGGCGGTAGGCCAcctggcctccctccctgccGTCCTCCTGAAGGGCATTGCTTAGGCACAGAATTCAACTTTCATAAATCTATTCTGAAAATATTACTGCTTTTTTAGTACATGTTTGAATTGATTTGAAAAAGTGATCTTAGAATCATTATCAGTTTACTAAGAGTGAGTCTTCTCAAACTATTAGCTTGtgcatgttttttgttgttgttattgttagttTTGGCTCCTGATGGTAATACTAGCCACGCAGGAATGCTTTCTTGTCCCTATTCTCAAATTTTAACATCAGGTATATTAAAGTTCAAAGATATTGTTATGATCTCTTTCGTAACTATTGAATTGgtttaaaagaattatttacatgtaatatttcataaatttgttttttctggcATTATTAGAGCATCACGTATTTTTAGAGGTGGAAAAAGACAAGACTAACATCTGAGTACCTTTTGTATTCTGTTTGcgatttacataatttacatcATTTAGTTATAACTATGATATGGAAATCTCTATATAACTCTATTCCCTTGTGTCATATACACTTATAGCACATTACGCCCATCTTTTGTGACACTTCTTACAATcctatgtttatgtttttgtttaatgtGAGACACCAAATAGTCACATTATGTAATGCAATCTGTCATTTAGGGGTGTTTGTGTTCTATACCCATCTGACCTAAAGGTGGAATTAATGGTGTTCTTGTTCCTCATTGCTGCTCTAGATCATTGTTCTCTTGCCTCCCGGAAAGCCTCTCTAGTTTCATTAGATTATATCACCATTTACCTCTccttttgtgaatttattttcttgtcattgaTTTGTTTGGATGGCttagttaacatttttcttacttGTTTTGGCATTTTAGATATAAACTCATCTTGGTaggaattttatttctcttgaatgCTTAACTTTCTTCATCTAGAAGTTTTGTGACTGCCTTCACTTGGGGCCTTTAGAGACCCTTAGTCAAGAACTAGATCTTAAAGTAGCAGCACAGGGCTGTATGGAAAATGGGATATTGTAGAACCAATGGCCATGCTAACTAACAGCTGCTTTACCCAGGGCCTACCTGTAGGGCTGTGTCGGCTGCCTCTCACCTTCCTGGAGAGGCCATAGCTTCAAGTAGCAGTGTTTTACTGCCTTTTTCAGACTCTTTGTAGAGGGAGAATCCAACTCCTGGCTGTAGTAGCCTAACTCCAGTTTCCTCTGTCATGCTGAACAACGGTCTCTGCTGGACATAAATTTCCCTGCTACCCTCTGCTCCCAGAACCTGTTAGACTCACAACTTCAGTCCCATgagcctctctgtgtttctttttgatttgtgCAATTGTATCACTGAGTTTCAGAGTATGGTTTCTAGCATCTTTTCCACCCACCTTAGTTTTAGTTGGAAGTTGGAGGAGTTTAACAATAGGTTATTTATTGCTTCCAGGTTGATACCATTCCTATCCTTCAGAGTAAAGTTCAGACTCAAAAATGTGGTTCTTTCCTTGCTGTGCAAAATActattccttcccctttttcactttaAGATTCAAGTTAGTTGCTGTCTCCTCTAAGCTTTCACTCTACTCCCAGCACTGGGCCAAGTGCTCTTTCAGGGTATATCCCGAGCGCCCGGTGCATACCTCTGTTTTAACATTTCCCGTAgttcttttcacattttctgattGTTTGCCTCACCATGAGACTTTAAGTTTTGAAGTTTAAACGGGGAGTTTTCATTCATCGTATTCCCAGGACCTGTCATATGACAGACACTTAATGTTTATTAATGTGAACTGAATTAAATGTTGATTGCcagatgttttcagattattgTTCATAGTCTTAACACTAGCTTAATGGTGAGATGTTAATATAAGAGGTTGTAAACCATCTTTAGCTCATTTTCTTGTCAGTATTTCTTGTGCAGTATTCTAGGGTCAGTCTTTATTTGACAAAAGGAACTGACCAGAAGGTGAATGTGAGatgtaaaaattatatgtgtGAGTAGTTGGTTTGGCCAATATAAAGAAACACTACCTTGTTGTGCCAAAGCTAAAAAGTGACAGAGGACTTGGGATAAGATAAGAAGACAAATTAGCCCATGGAACGGCAGAGATTATAATGAGCAAGTCATATATTCCTCACAACAttaaagaaatccaaaaggaaggagagaagaaattcCAACTGAAATACCTGTTTGAGGAGATACATTGTCAAGATATACAGCCCTTCATGCTTTACTATCTCTTAATGCCCCCCTCTGTGATAGGAACTAGTAATAATTTCATAAAGTTGATCCTGACTGATCAGGAAAAAGGTTTAAGCTATGGTCTCTATTTTCTAAAGAATGGTGtaagtcatatatttttttaagttttccataAATGGTTTTGAGTGCAGACCTTGGATTAAACCTTTACTTGTTTAGAGCCTTCACTGAAAATATTCTTCCACTGCTCAGAGTAATTTCTGTACTTTGTTGTGTTTACCTGGCTGAAGTACTGGTAGTACTCATACGGCTCTGTTTCATTTACTATTAGTAGATTAAGTATTattaggtttgttttgttttatttttatagtgcCTGCAAAACTCAAGAGTAAAGGTATCTGGATCATCATTGCTTTAAAGTGTGTACTTTCTGAAAATTAAGCCTCCACTCagcagttaaaaataatatgtaggaAGATTAAGACAACAATAACGTTTTATGTTTGTGTAATAATCTCTCCAGTGGTTAAGTTAGTTCAGATGAATTTTCCCTTTCAGTAttctttaaatgtgtaatttgtcttttgtttattcctgttgactttagttttgtttttaatgggcTTTCATTTTGTTATCATAGTCCATTTATATTTCCTAAGATTGTTTAATGGCTGTTTGCTGCCTTAGAAAGtcacaatattttcttattctcaaGAATTAGGAGAACTTAATTCCAAAATTACTATCAGTTGATAACAGTGTAAcgtaaactttaaaatgttatattccCTGAACACCTCAatttaattaaagtataaataaatggtGAGATGACATAGTGAAGGTTTTATTTGGTAAAGAATGAGAATATTGGATATTGATATTAAATGCTACAACCAGTACATAAAGTTTTATCTTCATATATCTCATTTGATATGTtttgaataaacattaaaacatttttttaacatatgaatatGTATTCCATAGCATTTACTAACCTTTTATAAGAGAGAGTTCTAAACATATTCTTGATGATAACTTGAAACTTTACttgttctcttttaattttatctttcaattgTTCCTTTACAGAATGTTTCTCCGTCCCAAAGAGATGAAGTAATTCAGTGGCTGGCCAAACTCAAGTATCAGTTCAACCTTTACCCAGAAACATTTGCTCTGGCTAGCAGTCTTTTGGACAGGTTTTTAGCTACTGTAAAGGTAAATATTTCAggatacacttaaacataacctCTTGTGTGAGGGTTTATGTGCTAAACCAGGTGCCCTTAGTAAACATTCTATAAGATGGAAAGAAGTGGAAAATCTTCGTGGACATGATATATGTACCTACGAGAAGACATGATGTCTTCAACTGCTTCAAATCTTCAGAAATGTTTCTAATTGTagtctgttatttatttttttgctacaGGTATTCATAACTTTATATTTAACCTGTAAAGTTTTTTATCTGATTTTAGTACAAGCCATATAGCATTGTTTAGTCATCTTCTAGATGTGGACAGTCAGTCAGGCTAGAGAAGTATAAGCTATTGCACATTTTTCTCTGTCACTTCCTATTTATTGAATATTGTGTGGTTTTCTGGAGAATGTGTAAATACTTTCTAGAGATATACATTTGGAGTATAACAAGATGAACTGAACTGTCATAAACTAACTGGTATGTTTTTGTTGAATGGTAGCATACAAATATGTGAATAAGTTTTATATTATTCCTGTTGGTATATTGATGGTTGTATTATGCAAAATGAGTCACAGTAGACCCTCAACAGATTTCAAACAGAAAGTCAGCATTTATTTAATGGCAAGGcatgaaaaagtagaaaagcaaTTCAGTTGTCATTTTGTACACCTAGGAATATGTGAACTGGGAGAACTATGGCTCTGCTCTTTGTTATTCAGTATAAAAAATAGAAGCCATAGAATTTGGATAGCTGTTCAGTTACCTTTTTATGTTTCAAACTTCTACTTTTAAGAGACCTAAAGAGCCCTTCATTATAATGATGCTGATTGCCTGAAATCTGGGTTATTTGAGATGCCCACTTTTATCTCTGTCAagtccctcccctcctctccagccccctACGACAGCTAGCCTTCCTTTCACAGAGAAAGATAAAGATGCGTTTAAGGTCAGTCCTTCTCTTGGGttattgttcaaaaattattaatgaactTATTGTAGCTTCTATCAAAAAAGATTGTTACTTAccttaatattaaacattttaaacagatttGGGCAAGTTTCTAAAACAATTAGAGAATTTAGCCAAGTATAatctcattttttcatatttcttaatgGGTCCTGTCATGTTATTAGCATCAGATACTCTTACTTAGGCATAGTCTATATTGAAACACAGAATGTAGTCATAGTTTAAATAAAGACACTTCAAGAGGACCATGAAAGAGCTCCAACAGTGAATGGAGCCTCACTCCTAACTGCACAATAAAGTGCTATGAAGCTCTTTCAAAGTGTTGACTCTGAGCCCTGTCCCAGACCCAATGAATCTGAATCTCTAGGAGGTGAAATCTGGGCGTCTGTATTTAAAGAATACATCCTGATGTATATTCAGGACTGAGaactactgtttatttttttaaaaaaacatcgcACACTTgctatttggattctttttactaaatttattgtgcCCCTGGTTTAGGGGTTGCATTGCCTACCCAAAGTTGTTAACTCTTGGGCTCTGTTCTTTGTAATGAAATCTGATTACCTCTGGATTTTGGGTTTGATGTGTTGTATTCCTGGGGAAATAAGGGAGCCTAGAAAACTAGCTTAGCAACAAGTCTGACTCACTTCCTAGATTACTTGTGTGGTGTCCCTTAACTTCTGAGacttttctcagctgtaaaaggAAGACATAATAGACATGACAATATTTATGGAAGTACTTTCtaaactgtaatgtttttattagcattaatggttattttaaaattaatagtctTGAGCCAGCTTTTATTATCTAATACAAATAGAGGATTGTAAATATTCCTAGACAGTGTGCCACTTACACTGCGGCAATGGTCCTTGGCATGTTTactaaataagttaattaatCAAGGCTGTACTGTAGTTATCAGAAGGCTTCTCCAGTTTCACAGgaattaatgtaatatttaaatagaaaatacatgttGAAACAGGTTTTCTTTGTGTTATATAACTTAACCTCTGTGTCACTCAATATAATTGGACTAAATTGTTCTGATTATTTAAAACTGGATGCTGATGCTGGATTGGCAAACCCTTATTCTATCAATAAGGTAGAAAGTGGGCCAGTCTTATTGTAGATAAAGAAAAACAGGTAAATAAATTCAAACCCTCCTGTTGGTGTCAAACTCAAGaacttttttctccattaattgattctgtatatatttaggagcattttgtttttaccatggaactttaataaataatttttttgtgtgtgggacACTTAATTAGAAAGTTTCTACTCATCTACTTTCatcctataatttttaaatcattttagatatattaataacctttttatatctcttctttctgtttaatTCCACTAATACCTAGTATGTTAATCTTACTGATACAATACGTAAAGGGAATAAAactagcttaaaaataaaaaatacacatacacacacatatattttttatttgggggattttatttattaaattaaaaattgttttctagaaTCAAGCTCTTCTCTGCTGGATAGAAATGATCTTTGGCTACTTAGCATTGGTTGAACTTCCAGTAATGGAATGATCCTAGTATTTCCATAGAATATAGTTAGGGTTGTAAAGTTAAAAGTTAGCTCTGATCTTAGAAAGCAATGGGTGGGAATCTGATTAATTGAATTCTGTTGAATGTATGCATACTTGTGTCATCTGCATATCtggtttttcaaaataaacttttaactttttgaagaatcaCTGAAGttgctttttccccctcttcaaAATTTTAGGCCCACCCGAAATACTTGAGTTGTATTGCAATCAGCTGTTTTTTCCTAGCCGCCAAGACTGTGGAGGAGGATGAggtaaatatttcctttaaagatTAGTTATGTCTCTTTTTTGagaatttctctccatttattaatttgctttttgtttaccaaaacaaaaattaaaaatgagtttatttttttctgtgctttcatCCCTGCCCCATTATCCTTTGCTTTGGATAGAGAATTCCAGTACTGAAGGTGTTGGCAAGAGACAGTTTCTGTGGATGTTCTTCATCTGAAATTCTGAGGATGGAGAGAATTATTCTGGATAAATTGAATTGGGATCTTCACACAGCCACACCATTGGATTTTCTTCACATTGTAAATATACCTGAAGTCTTATTTGAAAAGTAGTCCTTTTCACCAAATACACAAATTTGTTCCTTATTTCCTAACTTGGAAAGTAGATTGCctgctcatttgttttgttccGATTTTTAGGAAAAGGGAAATTATTGCAATTAGCcaaggaaaaattagaaattaggaTATATGTCAAATCACTGAAGCTAAAATTGCAAACTTAAAAATTGAGTAATACCTGAGGTTACATCAATTTCTATACATACTTTATGTAAACATATAAGTAAAACCAGAATgatcttgagatttttttccctccctccagtTCCATGCCATTGCAGTGTCAACTAGGCCTCAGTTACTGTTTAGTCTGCACAAAGCGAGCCCATCTCAACATTTGGCAGTCCTCACCAAGCAACTACTTCACTGTATGGCCTGCAACCAACTTCTGCAATTCAAAGGATCCATGCTGGCTCTGGCCATGGTTAGTTTGGAAATGGAGAAACTCATTCCTGATTGGCTTCCTTTTACAAttgaactgcttcagaaagcacAGGTAGGTGTCAGTTTAATTAGTGTTCATTTTAAGTGTATCTCTTATTAGATACATAGGATTCACCAGATAGTTATAAAATTATGACACATTTCTAATCTTGCAATGGCAAACTTTTTAAGAGTAAAGAGTAAAgtaaatgtacactttaaatttacaGGCTAGTCGTCCTTTCTCTTGTAAAGCTTAGatattttcttgattctttccAACCCTTTTATATTACTTAAAACCTTTAAGAATCTAGAAAAATTAGTATGATTCTCAATAATATATTCGTTAGTTTTGTATGAACAAACTTCCTAGCTACATATGTAGGTTTCATTATAGTACTTCTATACTTCACTCATTTTGTGGAAGATAAGTCAAAAACACAAATTGCAAGAAGTTACTTTTCAGATAAGCAATCATTTAGTGTTGACTAGAAAGTGAAGTATTTGTATCAGAATTTGGCAAGTAGAAGCTATCTTTCTGAAAGAGGTTTTGTCCTGGTAGTTCCTATAGTTGCCTGAGATTAGTCCATAACTTGTATTTGCAAATTGATGTAAAATGTTATGGGTCAGTTGGATTTTTATCAACTATCTATATAAAATGTAAGGGTTTAGAGGAGAAAATTCTCATTCACATGGAAAGTTAGTAATGATATTATATGTTAGCAACTACTTTGAGAGCATTCTTGTTGGTTCTATTCTTGTCACCAAATAGAACTTAAAAGTTTAAATCTGCAAACTGTACGCTGCAAACTGAATCCATAGAAGATTTATGGATTTACTTTCCCTTTATCTGTCTCTGTTTATTCTCATTTGTCAGTAGTGATTCTGATTTGTTTCATTGGATTTTAGAGAAAAGGCTTAAATTCTGAGCTTAAAAACAGTTTGTAATATAAAAAGACCTAATTTTAGCAAAGAGCTGCagtttgaataaataaaacttagaatactatgaaagaaaaatgagaataatacttGAATTTGGTGTTTTGTAAGATAGTTATAATTGATGATCTTATAGATGCGACCTATAATAGTTAGTAGACATACAAGAAGTACCTTAGTGCTATACCTCTCAGCTCTGAGAATTTCAGACCCTGGTTTGTAAGCAGAAAAGGACTGAGAGACTTTTTCTAAAAAGGATAATGATCAGGGCAATATAttagtttccccgaaaataagacttagctggacaatcagctctaatgcgtcttttggagcaaaaactactataaggcccggtcttgtattatataagacccggtcttatatatatGACCAGGCCTTACCGGTCTTAtatatataagaccgggccttatattaatttttgccccaaaaga of the Rhinolophus sinicus isolate RSC01 linkage group LG02, ASM3656204v1, whole genome shotgun sequence genome contains:
- the CCNI gene encoding cyclin-I isoform X1, translated to MKFPGPLENQRFYFLLEMAISREAQMWKVNVPKMPTNQNVSPSQRDEVIQWLAKLKYQFNLYPETFALASSLLDRFLATVKAHPKYLSCIAISCFFLAAKTVEEDERIPVLKVLARDSFCGCSSSEILRMERIILDKLNWDLHTATPLDFLHIFHAIAVSTRPQLLFSLHKASPSQHLAVLTKQLLHCMACNQLLQFKGSMLALAMVSLEMEKLIPDWLPFTIELLQKAQMDSSQLIHCRELVAHHLSTLQSSLPLNSVYVYRPLKHTLVTCDKGVFRLHPSSVPGPDFSKDNSKPEVPVRSTAAFCHHLPAASGCKHTSAKRKVEEMEVDDFYDGIKRLYNEDNASENVGSVCGTDLSRQEGHASPCPPLQPVSVM
- the CCNI gene encoding cyclin-I isoform X2, encoding MTPRHHCEAYSSAWEEEEEEEEEEEEEKNVSPSQRDEVIQWLAKLKYQFNLYPETFALASSLLDRFLATVKAHPKYLSCIAISCFFLAAKTVEEDERIPVLKVLARDSFCGCSSSEILRMERIILDKLNWDLHTATPLDFLHIFHAIAVSTRPQLLFSLHKASPSQHLAVLTKQLLHCMACNQLLQFKGSMLALAMVSLEMEKLIPDWLPFTIELLQKAQMDSSQLIHCRELVAHHLSTLQSSLPLNSVYVYRPLKHTLVTCDKGVFRLHPSSVPGPDFSKDNSKPEVPVRSTAAFCHHLPAASGCKHTSAKRKVEEMEVDDFYDGIKRLYNEDNASENVGSVCGTDLSRQEGHASPCPPLQPVSVM